One window from the genome of Cydia fagiglandana chromosome 21, ilCydFagi1.1, whole genome shotgun sequence encodes:
- the LOC134675014 gene encoding zinc finger protein 724, with translation MFVQQSYSRLFRPWDISDNKIEAKETSCDETTNIDITPKTSKRKLQEDKRESRLRKIRGTFKKSESNLHQDATVSTTTVEIDDDKKPALSSISNPGTTVESPVASLSLCCDRLLQEDKTSIKTEKNPVEPKSLTPKPHHPSSLPQNLPPPLYDAFIPGYPAADIAQAFGVAPTDPLLLESLAQGYAMELEYARILQQENEAKLLNARKQRPKKYKCPHCQVGFSNNGQLKGHIRIHTGERPYKCDEKNCGKTFTRNEELTRHKRIHSGVRPFPCPTCGKKFGRRDHLKKHTRTHYLQAERMMPVFVPLSAVPHVGGYPYLYGY, from the coding sequence ATGTTCGTTCAACAGAGTTACTCCAGGCTGTTTAGGCCTTGGGATATCAGTGATAATAAAATCGAAGCGAAGGAAACAAGCTGTGATGAAACTACTAATATAGACATAACTCCGAAAACTAGCAAGAGAAAACTACAAGAAGACAAAAGAGAGAGCCGCTTGCGAAAAATTCGTGGAACTTTCAAGAAAAGCGAATCGAATCTTCATCAAGATGCCACAGTATCTACGACAACCGTTGAAATCGATGACGATAAAAAGCCCGCCTTGTCTTCCATTAGCAATCCCGGAACGACGGTAGAGTCTCCAGTAGCCAGCCTAAGTCTGTGCTGCGACCGGCTCCTACAAGAGGACAAAACTTCTATCAAGACTGAAAAGAACCCAGTTGAACCCAAGTCACTAACACCGAAACCGCACCACCCTTCAAGCTTGCCGCAAAACCTGCCACCGCCGCTGTACGACGCCTTCATACCAGGTTATCCGGCGGCAGACATCGCGCAAGCGTTCGGAGTAGCCCCCACCGACCCCCTACTTCTCGAATCCCTAGCACAAGGATACGCAATGGAATTAGAATACGCTAGAATTCTCCAACAAGAGAACGAAGCGAAGCTCCTCAACGCACGAAAGCAGCGACCCAAAAAATACAAGTGTCCGCATTGTCAAGTAGGTTTCTCTAACAACGGTCAACTAAAGGGGCATATACGGATTCATACCGGAGAAAGGCCGTACAAATGCGACGAGAAGAACTGTGGGAAGACATTTACGAGGAACGAGGAGTTGACGAGGCATAAGAGGATACACTCCGGGGTTCGCCCGTTCCCTTGTCCGACGTGTGGGAAGAAGTTCGGGCGCCGGGACCATCTGAAGAAGCACACGAGAACTCATTACCTTCAGGCCGAGAGAATGATGCCGGTGTTTGTGCCGCTTTCCGCCGTTCCTCATGTTGGTGGATATCCTTATTTATACGGCTACTGA